In the genome of Anabaena cylindrica PCC 7122, the window CTTTGATAAATCAGCTTACTCTGGTTCAGGCGATCGCACAACCCCAGAAATTGTTTCCAATGTAGATATTGTCTTATTTGAAGGTTGGTTTGTCGGTGTAACACCAATTGATCCAGCAGCTTTTACCAATCCACCACCACCCATCATTACAGATGATGACCGGGCTTTTGCTGCTGATATGAACCATCAACTCAGTAATTATCTCCCACTTTGGCAGCATTTAGATAGTTTAATACTTCTATATCCCACTGATTATCGCTATTCTTTAGAATGGCGTAAACAAGCAGAAAAACAAATGATTACTGCTGGCAAATCTGGTATGACTAATGCACAAATAGAAGAATTTGTTAATTATTTTTGGCTCTCATTACACCCAGAATTATTCATCGAACCATTGCTTAAATCTCATCTTATCGATTTAGTTATCGAACTCCTTTCTGATCATTCTTTTGGAAATATATATAATTTAAAGTAAAAATGTAGGAATCAAAATGCTTATAAAATCAAGAATACAAAAAAGTGATATTTTCTCAAAATTGTCAAATTTTATTCAAAACAATCGATTCTCATAATTTATGTATTCTCTATTCTGAATAATTACATTTTAAATTAATCGAATCGAACAATAATTCACACACTTAAAAAATAAATATGAATCACACCTATTTTGAAATCCCGAAAACACTCGACTTGAGTAATTATGAAAAAGAGCCAATTCATAATTCTGGATACATTCAACCCCATGGTGTAATCTTTGCTTTACAAGAACCAAATTTTAAAATTGTACAAGTTAGTGAAAACACCATTGATTTTTTTGGTATTCCCGCAGCATCTTTACTTAATACATATTTAAACAGTCTATTATCTCCAGAACAAATACAATTAATTACTAATGTTTTACAAAAAGATCAACTACCCTGCATACAATTATTAAAAATAACAACTCAACCCCAAGCAACTTCCGCAGTCTATTTAGGCATACTTCATCGCTATGCTGATGGCTTAATTCTGGAAATAGAACCTCATTCATTTCCTCAATTTCATCCCTTATTAGAATATACCCACGGTTTAGAAAAAGCCATATTTAACATTTGTCAAGCCCCCCATTTATCTGCTCTATCTCAAATTATTGCTCAAGAAGTTAGAAAGATAACTCAGTTTGACCGAGTGATGATATATAAATTTGAAGCAGACTATAGTGGAGTCGTTATTGCCGAAGATAAGCAAAGTCATTTAGAAAGTTATTTAGGATTACATTATCCAGCTTTTGACATTCCTCTATCAGCCAGAATACTTTATTATAAAAATTGGCTGCGATTAATACCAGATGTCAATTATCAACCAGTAAAAATTATTTCCAGCACTCATGAATCCCTTGATTTAAGTAATTCAATTTTAAGAAGTATGTCATCATGCCATATAGAGTACTTGCAGAACATGGGCATTACTGCTTCTATGTCAATTTCAATAATTAACGAAAATAGGCTTTGGGGTTTAATTTCTTGTCATCATTATTCCCCCAAATATATTAATTATGAAATTCGCAAAAATTGTGAGATTATTGGACAATTTGCCTCTATTGAATTAATTAATCAACGGGAACGTTCATTAAATTTCTACCGTCAACAAGTCAAATTAATTCAGGAACAGCTAAATCATAATTTAACCAATGAATTAAATTACATTACCAACATTTTTAAGCGTAATGAATCAAATTTATTAAGTTTACTTAGAGCTACTGGTGCTGCGGTTTTATTACAAGGAAAATTAATCTTCATCGGTAATACTCCCTCCGCACAAGATACTCAAAAGCTAGTAGACTGGATACTAAATCAAAACAATCAACAAGAGATTTTTTACACAGATTCTCTGTCACAACTATATCCAGATGCTACTAATTTTCAAGATACAGCTAGTGGTATTTTAGCGGTTTCAATAGTTCTCCATCACAGGTCTTATCACATCCTTTGGTTCAGACCAGAGCAAGTGCAAATCGTAAATTGGGCAGGTAATCCTAACCAGGCAATATCTGTTAACTCAGATAATAAAAAGTACCTCACACCACGCAAATCCTTTGAACTATGGAAACAAACAGTTAAAGACAAATCACTTCCTTGGGAAGCATTTGAAATTGAAGTAGCACAAGAAATGAGAAATAGTCTCATGCTTGCCGCACTAGAGTTTTCCCAACTAGCATTACAACAAGCCGCTGAACAGGCAGAAATTGCTAACCGCGCTAAAAGTCAATTCCTGGCCAAAATGAGCCATGAATTACGAACTCCTCTCAATGCTATCTTGGGTTTTACTCAAATATTAACCCGCAATAGCTCATTATCTGAAGAAGACAGAGAAAATTTAGAAATTATTAGTCGAAGTGGAGAACATTTACTAGCTTTAATTAATGATGTTTTGGAAATGTCTAAAATTGAAGCTGGTCAACTTACCCTCAACGAAAGCTATTTTGACTTACATCGTCTAATTTACTCCATTCAAGAAATGTTTGCCCTCAAAGCTGCGGATAAGGGATTGAATTTAATTACTGAATTTAGTACAGAAGTGAGCCAATATGTTTTTGGTGATGAGGGTAAGCTCAGACAAATACTCATTAATCTCATGGCTAATGCTATCAAATTTACCATTTCTGGCTATGTTGCCATCAGGGTATCCTATCCTCAAGATTTTGTATCTTTAGCAGTAGAAATAGGGAAAGTAACTGTTGAATTTAAAGTTGAAGATACAGGAGGAGGTATTGCTGTTGAAGACCAGGAATTAATTTTTGAAGCTTTTTTACAGGCTAAAGATGGAAGACAGTTTATGCAGGGTACTGGACTAGGACTAGCAATTAGCCGTCAATTTGCTAGACATATGAAAGGTGATGTAAGAGTTGAGAGTATCTTAGGACAAGGTACAAATTTTATTTGTCGCGTTCAACTTAGTCTAACTGATAACATTGATGTTGTTCCTCCCATCCAAAATATCAAGCGAGTAATCGCTCTAGAACCAGGACAGCCTCAATATAAAATCT includes:
- a CDS encoding response regulator; the encoded protein is MNHTYFEIPKTLDLSNYEKEPIHNSGYIQPHGVIFALQEPNFKIVQVSENTIDFFGIPAASLLNTYLNSLLSPEQIQLITNVLQKDQLPCIQLLKITTQPQATSAVYLGILHRYADGLILEIEPHSFPQFHPLLEYTHGLEKAIFNICQAPHLSALSQIIAQEVRKITQFDRVMIYKFEADYSGVVIAEDKQSHLESYLGLHYPAFDIPLSARILYYKNWLRLIPDVNYQPVKIISSTHESLDLSNSILRSMSSCHIEYLQNMGITASMSISIINENRLWGLISCHHYSPKYINYEIRKNCEIIGQFASIELINQRERSLNFYRQQVKLIQEQLNHNLTNELNYITNIFKRNESNLLSLLRATGAAVLLQGKLIFIGNTPSAQDTQKLVDWILNQNNQQEIFYTDSLSQLYPDATNFQDTASGILAVSIVLHHRSYHILWFRPEQVQIVNWAGNPNQAISVNSDNKKYLTPRKSFELWKQTVKDKSLPWEAFEIEVAQEMRNSLMLAALEFSQLALQQAAEQAEIANRAKSQFLAKMSHELRTPLNAILGFTQILTRNSSLSEEDRENLEIISRSGEHLLALINDVLEMSKIEAGQLTLNESYFDLHRLIYSIQEMFALKAADKGLNLITEFSTEVSQYVFGDEGKLRQILINLMANAIKFTISGYVAIRVSYPQDFVSLAVEIGKVTVEFKVEDTGGGIAVEDQELIFEAFLQAKDGRQFMQGTGLGLAISRQFARHMKGDVRVESILGQGTNFICRVQLSLTDNIDVVPPIQNIKRVIALEPGQPQYKILIVEDILENRQLIVKLLKYVGFDVCAVENGLEAIEIYKEWEPDLIWMDIQMPVMNGYEATKKIRAMAQGKKLMIIALTASAFEEDKKAILQVGCDDIVAKPFEENILFEKMAQYLNLRYIYADSNHRTPSHIDNHNSKQLTATDLKFMPHDWITQVHEAALVIDDTQLHELFKQIPAQYQLISDKLKNLVDNFHIETIINITSYK